The following coding sequences lie in one bacterium genomic window:
- a CDS encoding iron-sulfur cluster biosynthesis family protein yields MLTVTATAKEKLKELLQKQITEPEVAIRITSSPAMPNKLELVLDKEKEEDQVVKSEKGIKLLLIASDLAPALKGLVIDYQETPQGTGFTISKPAPGT; encoded by the coding sequence ATGTTAACAGTGACTGCAACTGCAAAAGAAAAACTTAAAGAACTCTTACAAAAACAGATAACGGAACCAGAAGTGGCTATCAGGATTACTTCTTCCCCGGCGATGCCAAACAAGTTAGAGTTGGTTTTGGACAAAGAAAAAGAAGAGGATCAAGTAGTGAAAAGCGAAAAGGGTATAAAGCTATTGCTTATAGCCTCTGATTTAGCCCCAGCGCTAAAGGGTCTGGTTATCGATTACCAGGAAACACCTCAAGGTACAGGTTTCACCATATCGAAGCCTGCTCCTGGTACATAA